The DNA sequence GGATTTATTAGAATCTATTTTTCTGTTAATCCTAATAATCAAAAACAATTAGAAAATATAATAGTTCATAAAAATTATATCTCTATAATATTAGGAATAGGGATTATTATTCCTATATTTGAAGAAATAGTATTTAGAAGAATAATATATAATTTATTTAAAAATAGATATGTTGGGTTTATTGTGTCAGTATGTCTGTTTTCATTAGCACATGGACCTAAAACTATTTTTGAATTTGGAATATATGCTATGTTAGGTTCTATTTTTACAGGAATATATTTTATTACAGGTTCTTTAAAACTTGCTATACTTTCACACATGATTAATAATTTAATGTTTGTAGTAGGATATTTGGCTAAATAGAAAGGGAATAATAATGTGTAAATTAGAAACAATTTTTGAAAAATTGGGAATAGATGGTTTACTTTTAACAGATTACTATAATAAAAGATACTTTACAGGATTTACTGGAACTACAGGTATTGCATTAGTAACTAAAAAGAATAAATATTTTATTTCTGATTTTAGATACAGTGAACAAGCTACTAATCAAGTAGCAAAATATGGGTTTATCTTCATAGAAGATAATGCAAGAAACTATAACAAACTTGTAGAACTTGCAAAGGAAGATGGTGTTACAAAACTAGGAATAGATAATTTAGCACTTTCATATTCTGAATTTGAAACTATTAATGCTGCATTTGATTTTGCAGAATTAGTAAAAGCTTCAAATGAATTATTAATTGCAAGAAGAATTAAAACTAAAGAAGAAATAGAAAAAATAAGAAAAGCTATAAAGATAAGTGAGGAAGCACTTTTAGAAACTATACCTCAAATAAAAGAGGGTATGACAGAAATAGAAGTTGCAGCAATTTTAGAATATAATCAAAGAAAAAGAGGTGCAAGTGGGACTTCTTTTGACACTATAGTTGCAAGTGGATATAGATCAGCTATGCCACATGGAGTAGCAAGTGATAAGAAAATCCAAAAAGAAGAATTTATAACTATAGATTATGGTTGTTACTATGATGGTTATGCAAGTGATATTACAAGAACTATTTACTTTGGAGAAAATATAGAACCTAGAATGTTTGAAATTTATGAAAAAGTAAGAGAGTCAAATGAACTTGGAATAAATCTTGTTAAAGCAGGAAAAACTGGTAAAGAAATAGATTTAGCAGTAAGAGAATTCATGGGAGAAGATGCAAAATATTT is a window from the Streptobacillus ratti genome containing:
- a CDS encoding CPBP family intramembrane glutamic endopeptidase, whose product is MIKDFSVKYKIVLFISVLLGILATEIVVGFIEGVVAAIKNREISQYNITFISSIISIFVIYFIFKKFKIKIFEEDKLTLTKAISVIIATIILSKVIGFIRIYFSVNPNNQKQLENIIVHKNYISIILGIGIIIPIFEEIVFRRIIYNLFKNRYVGFIVSVCLFSLAHGPKTIFEFGIYAMLGSIFTGIYFITGSLKLAILSHMINNLMFVVGYLAK
- a CDS encoding M24 family metallopeptidase; amino-acid sequence: MCKLETIFEKLGIDGLLLTDYYNKRYFTGFTGTTGIALVTKKNKYFISDFRYSEQATNQVAKYGFIFIEDNARNYNKLVELAKEDGVTKLGIDNLALSYSEFETINAAFDFAELVKASNELLIARRIKTKEEIEKIRKAIKISEEALLETIPQIKEGMTEIEVAAILEYNQRKRGASGTSFDTIVASGYRSAMPHGVASDKKIQKEEFITIDYGCYYDGYASDITRTIYFGENIEPRMFEIYEKVRESNELGINLVKAGKTGKEIDLAVREFMGEDAKYFGHSLGHSYGLEVHETPMLSSRDETKLEVGMTVTVEPGIYVSGYAGVRIEDDIVVTEDGCESLTTLDKKLIMVYNK